The Helianthus annuus cultivar XRQ/B chromosome 16, HanXRQr2.0-SUNRISE, whole genome shotgun sequence genome includes a window with the following:
- the LOC110916386 gene encoding uncharacterized protein LOC110916386, whose translation MMKENMMFEHKHPFSLIDLWSEQVRREAESEEDEEEEKDDVLIAKQDFQCLCSRCGEDIKWYHRYYYSCCQCSDYSVHKFCAELPERLEDVCEVGHALDLTQSAPHFNWKGGWSREDDWNCKICGRYHKSGDLWYRCDRCLFQFDVNCGTKMLQKNVIHHPSHKHPLSCISKQLLAKCDACGKEHKGNFYHCSICLWSKIIHSDCAFLPQKLQIQHTTNDVFSHIHPLNLAYSFPVEDQISKNLPGCRVCRYGFSYRTNLWMYKCEKCRYYTHLGCATSRIEPFMSIFKSPGTGSKNYKDDEHPYLLHLPFPDPSYSILKHLFFKKKESSTLEISNKIYHKPQGIIHKHPLILEDITIPTSSRKKSISYHDPMKSIQLLCDGCVRPITSGPIYVCDSEGQCNFVLHEWCSQLPAELKDHPAHRQHTLILHSKAPPRKFFGVFRCGICRLHCNGFAYCCMDCNNCIFDVHCAFLPEEITHTSHPNHLLSRVHHGAWDNWCRICERYTDMDYFSCHTCNDFRLDAKCALFIPETTWNKCDKHPMKLSYFPIENHKSDYFCEVCERELNPERPFYHCHECMQSMHTTCAPSILQYETYDIDDKGVYEFVNVKFGGRYENSKVHPHPLSFVQGIQDDGKCHKYGCILQFRMIFKCLTCEFAVDYACCSETSE comes from the exons ATGATGAAAGAAAATATGATGTTTGAACACAAACATCCATTTAGTCTTATAGACTTGTGGTCGGAGCAAGTGCGACGTGAAGCAGAGTCTGAAGAAGACGAAGAGGAGGAGAAGGATGATGTTTTAATTGCAAAACAAGACTTTCAATGTTTATGTTCCAGATGTGGGGAAGACATCAAGTGGTATCATAGGTATTACTACTCTTGTTGTCAATGTAGTGATTACTCTGTTCATAAATTTTGTGCAGAGCTTCCAGAAAGATTGGAAGACGTTTGTGAGGTTGGTCATGCTCTTGACCTCACCCAATCGGCACCCCATTTTAACTGGAAGGGCGGATGGTCCCGGGAGGACGATTGGAACTGTAAAATTTGTGGTAGGTATCATAAGTCTGGAGATTTGTGGTATCGTTGTGATCGTTGTCTTTTTCAATTTGATGTAAATTGTGGTACGAAAATGCTACAAAAAAATGTCATCCATCATCCTAGCCACAAACACCCACTAAGTTGCATCTCAAAACAACTTTTAGCCAAGTGTGATGCATGTGGGAAGGAACATAAGGGGAACTTCTATCATTGCTCCATTTGTCTCTGGTCTAAAATTATTCATAGTGATTGTGCTTTTCTACCACAAAAATTGCAAATCCAACATACTACTAATGATGTCTTCTCCCATATCCATCCTCTCAACCTTGCTTATTCCTTTCCAGTCGAAGATCAAATATCTAAAAACCTGCCAGGGTGTAGGGTATGTCGTTATGGGTTTAGTTATAGAACAAATCTTTGGATGTATAAATGCGAGAAATGCAGATACTATACCCATCTAGGTTGCGCAACGTCAAGAATCGAGCCATTCATGTCAATCTTCAAGTCTCCAG GTACAGGCAGTAAAAACTACAAAGATGATGAGCATCCTTATCTTCTTCATCTTCCATTTCCTGATCCATCTTACAGCATACTAAAACACTTGTTTTTTAAGAAAAAAGAATCAAGTACATTAGAAATTTCTAACAAGATCTACCACAAACCACAAGGTATTATTCATAAACACCCACTAATCCTAGAGGATATCACAATCCCCACCTCTTCTAGAAAAAAATCAATATCCTATCATGACCCAATGAAGAGTATTCAACTTTTGTGCGACGGCTGTGTCAGACCAATTACGAGTGGCCCAATTTACGTGTGTGACAGTGAGGGGCAATGCAACTTTGTGCTCCACGAGTGGTGCTCCCAGCTACCTGCTGAACTGAAAGACCACCCTGCTCATCGACAACACACCCTGATTCTCCATTCAAAAGCCCCTCCTCGTAAGTTTTTTGGGGTGTTTAGGTGTGGTATTTGCCGGTTACATTGTAATGGATTTGCCTACTGTTGTATGGATTGCAACAACTGCATCTTTGACGTTCACTGCGCCTTCTTACCAGAAGAAATCACTCATACTTCTCACCCAAATCACCTCCTTTCTAGGGTTCATCACGGAGCTTGGGATAATTGGTGTCGTATTTGTGAGCGTTATACGGATATGGATTATTTTTCTTGCCATACTTGTAATGATTTTCGTCTAGACGCCAAGTGTGCTTTGTTTATACCGGAGACAACTTGGAACAAGTGTGACAAGCATCCTATGAAGCTGAGTTACTTTCCGATTGAGAACCATAAGAGTGACTATTTTTGTGAAGTTTGCGAGCGAGAACTTAATCCTGAGCGTCCATTCTATCACTGTCATGAGTGTATGCAGTCTATGCATACAACTTGTGCTCCCTCAATACTTCAGTATGAAACATATGACATTGATGACAAAGGCGTTTATGAGTTTGTAAATGTGAAGTTTGGGGGCAGATATGAGAATAGTAAAGTGCATCCACACCCCCTTTCATTCGTTCAAGGGATTCAAGACGATGGTAAATGTCACAAGTATGGTTGTATACTCCAATTCAGAATGATCtttaagtgtttaacttgtgagTTTGCAGTTGATTATGCCTGTTGTAGTGAGACATCTGAGtaa